Below is a genomic region from uncultured Desulfovibrio sp..
GCGCAACATGCCCTTTGAGCAGGGCATAGACCTCATATCCGCTTCGCGATTTGATCCGCAGGTTATAGAAGACGGGCTTGATCAGGCCACTGCGGAACTTCAGCAACTGAACGAAAAACTCGCACGCGCCGTCATCATGCCCGCCACCAGCGACAAATCGCCGGAAGAAGTGGTTGCTTCCATCTATTCCAGCCGTGATGCAGCAGCTCAAAACGCCACCGCAGCCGCGCGTTCAGCTGCCGCCGCGGCGACCAGCGCCGCAACTGCCGCGCAAACGGTAACTGAAGCGGCAGAGGCAAGTGTGAGCGCCGCCACTGCACAGGCTGATAGCGCAGCCGCAAGCGCCCAAACAGCGCAAACCGCCGCCCACGCGGCGCAACAGGCCGTGCCGGACAATTTGCTCAGCCGATTGTCAGATGCTGAAGCAAAAGCCACCCAGCAGGATACGCGCCTGAATGGGGTTGAGGGTGGCATCACCGCCCTCAGCACAACTCTGATCGGCAGCGTTGTAACCATGTTTTGCGCTGACAGCTACGTGCCCAACGGCGCTGTTCCGGCTGACGCTGCGGAATACACACGTGAACAGTTCAGGGAGTTTTACGACACGTATCTTGCGGGTGGCAAACTGCTCACCTGCACCTATGCCGCCTTTGCCGCCCAAGTGGCCTTGACGGGTAACTGTGCCAAGTTCGCATTGGACACAACAGCCCAGAAGTTCAAGGTGCCGCTGCTGAAAAATGGCGATTCCATCACTCAGGCAGCCAGCGCCGCAGAGCTGGGCAAGAGTTATAAGGCCGGGTTGCCGAATGTAAGAGGCGAAATATCCTTGTTTGCCATAGGCTCATCAAACTTCGCCCCACTTGCCGAGACAGCTCAGGTGGCCCCCCCATTCTATAAAGGTTCTGGGTGGACAAGTTCCCCTGGTGGTACCAGCTCTGCCGGAAGAGGGCTTGGTATAGACCTTTCGCTGTCGAGTGCTGTTTTCAGAGATGGCATTACGACTGTACTCGATGAACAGATACGCCTGCGACATTTTGTGGTTCTGGCATCCGCGCAGAACAATGCCAGCGTGTTCGATTGGGCAAATTACATGGCGGGCCTTGCAGGCAAGCTCAATGCAGACATGAGCAACAGACCAGCCTGGTCTCCATACCTTGTGTCCACATGGACAAACGGAACAAGTTGGTACCGTAAGTATTCCGATGGGTTCATAGAACAGGGCGGCTATCTGGGAGTTACCGGAACCACCGGCTTTACTGTAACATTCCCAACCCCTTTTGCAGGGGCATCATATGTCCTGAATGTGTATGCCTTTGATTTGGACCCGAGTTCTGGGCATCCCCGCACTGCGTGGAGAACCCCCTATGGCTTCAATTTTGGAAAAACCTCTTCTGTTATCGATACCAATTGGTACGCCGCTGGCTACTAAGGAGGCGCCATGTACGCAATCGGACAAAAATTTGAAGGGGTGTACCCGCCCGCAGCCGCACAATGGTGCAATGATAATTGCGCCATGATGGCGCCTATAGACGGCGGTTTTGAAATACAGACTGCCCCTGCCCCCACGACAACACAGCAGTACGAGAACCTGCGTGCTGCACGTGATGTGCGTCTTGCAGCTACCGACAAGTATCTGCTGGCCGACTACCCCATCAGCGAGGGCGATCTGGCTCTGGTCAAGACATACCGGGCCGCACTTCGCGCCCTGCCCGAACAGCCCGGCGCACCGTGGGATGGCGGCGGTGATGAAACACCCTGGCCCGATGCTCCTGGCATTTTGCAGACGGAACAGTCATGCGCATAGCCCTGCAAAACTTTACCGGCGGCGAAATATCACCCACACTCTCGGCCCGGTACGACCTTTCCCGTTACCGCAACTGCGTTGCCTGCATGGAAAACATGCTCCCCGGCCTGCATGGCGACGTGGCCCGGCGGCCCGGCACCCGCTTTCTGGCGGAGCTTGGAGCATATTCCGTGTTGCTCCCCTTCACCTTCAGCGCGCATCCAAGCCAAAATTTTCTTCTGGTTTTTGCCGAAAAAACCTTACGCGTTGCTACAGTTGCCGGATTCACCACGGCACCTGTCATGACGCCCCCCTATGCGGCGGAAGACCTGCTTTCGCTCTGCCACGCGCAGGTGGGCGATGTGGTCTATCTGGCCCACCAAAAATATCCGCTGCACAAAATAGTACGGCGCGATGCTCCGGGTGGAAACTACACCTGGAGCCTGGAGCAGGTAGAACTGAACACATCCCTGCCCGCCCCCGCCGCACCCACGCTGGCCTTTACCGGCAGCGGCGGTTCCTACACCCTGCGGTACAAAGTGGCGGCGGTGGATGCCAACGGCAGGCAGTCCCTCGCTTCGCCAGCAGGGGAATGCAAAGGGGCGCGGCACCCCTCCGACTGGGTGGTGGGCAACAGCACAACCATAAGCTGGCCTGCCGTTCAAGGCGCTGCGGAATATAACGTTTACCGCGAGGAAGCGGGCTACTTCGGCTTTATCGGCGTTGCCTCCGGCACCAGTTTCAGCGACCAGAACTACAAGGCCGACACCACAGACACGCCTCGCGAAGACTGGAATCCTTTTGCTGACGGCAACAATCCCGGCGTAGTGGCCTTTCACCAGCAGCGCATGGTGCTTGCGGCCACCCCCGGCACACCGCAGGCATTTTACATGTCGCGCACGGGCGATTTTGAATCCTTCCGCAAGTCGCGCCCCTTGCAGGATGACGATCCGGTGGAATACCTCATCGCCTCCGGCTCCATAGACTCCGTAACCTGGGTTGCCAGCTTCGGTGATCTTCTGGTGGGCACCTCCGGCAGCGAATACAAGGCCAGCGGCGGCGATGGATCGGCCATCACGCCCCAAAAGGTCAGCATCACCGCCCAGTCGTACTGGGGCAGCGCGGGGCTTGCGCCCATCATCATCGGCAACTCGGTGCTGCATGTGCAGCGCCACGGCTCGCGAGTGCGCGATCTTTTCTATTCTCTGGAAAAAGACGGCTATTCGGGCAACGACCTTTCCATTCTTGCGCCGCACCTGTTTGAGGGGCACACCATCAAACAGTGGGCCTATCAGCAGACCCCCGGCTCAACCATCTGGTGCGTGCGCGATGACGGCCTGCTGCTGGGTTTTACCTACATGAAGGAGCATGACATCTGGGGCTGGTCGCGCCATGTGACAGACGGCGAGGTCATTTCTGCCGCAACTGTGGCTGATCAGGACGGCGATGCGCTGGCCCTTGTGGTGCGCCGCACCATTGCGGGCCGGACGCGCTATTTTCTCGAACGACTGGCCCCGGTCTGGGCGGACAGCCAGCCCATTGCCGAAGCCTGTTTTGTGGATTGCGGCCTTGGCATCCGCACGGATACGCCAACGTCGACAGTGGAAGGGCTGGACCATCTGGAAGGCTGCGCGCTTTCCGTACTGGCGGACGGCAGCCCTGTGGAGGGCTGCGTGGTGCGTGGTGGGCGCATAGAGCTGCCCTATGCGGCCTCTGTGGTGCAGGCAGGCCTGCCGTATGCATCCGTGCTCTCCCCCCTGCCAGTGGAGGGCGACTTCAATTCCGGCACGACACTGGCGCAGGGGCGAGCCTACGGTTCCTGCTCGCTCCGCCTGTACCGCAGCGTGGGCGGGCAATACGGCCCCAGCCGCAACGAACTGTACGACCTGCCCTTTATGCCGGAACACTGGGGCGAAGCCGTGCAGCCCTTCTCTGGCGACATCACGTGCGCTCCCAGCGGCGGTTGGGACAATCAAGCCAGCATCTGGCTGGTGCAGCAGAGGCCCCTGCCCTTTCGCGTACTTGCGCTCACGCTGGACATAACCTTTGCCTGATGCGGCAGGAGGAGCAATCCATGCTGACCATAACAACAGAAACATTTTCGCAGGTATCCACAGAAGCGGAACAACTCGCCGCCGCCCACTGGAATGAGGTGGAAGCCGCCCTGCACGGCGCACAACGTTACCGACTTGATCATGAACGCTACGCCAGCCTTGAACGGCTGGGCATGCTGCACATAAGCGCCGCGCGGGGGCTTGCCGAGGACGACCACGGCGCGACCTCCAATACTTCCGGCGCTCCACTGGCAGGCTATGCCGTCTTTACTCTGGTGTCTTGCCCGCACTGCCCGCAAACTCTGCTGGCGGCTCTGGACGGGCTGTATCTTGCCCCTGGGGCACGCGGCGGCCTGTTTGCCCTGCGCCTGCTGCGCCACGCGGAGTCGGCCCTTGCCGCGCGCGGCGTGGGCCTTGTGCAGTACAGTTCGCCAGCGTCCCGACCCTGCCATGCGCTCTACCGCCGCCTTGGAGCGCAGCCCACGGAGACCATCTGGCACAAAACCCTGCCGCCAGCGCCAGCCAAGGCCGCAGGAACAATCGAGGAGGACAGCTAATGGCCATAGCAACCAGCACAGCCGCCATGATCAGCGCCGCCGTTGCCCTCGCCGGGGCAGCAGCCGGAACCGTGAGCGCCGTGCAGCAGGCAGAAACCCGCCGCCAGCAGACGGAATACCAGTCCGACCTTGCGGCCCGCAACGCCCAGCAGGCGGAACTGAGTGCACAGGCGGCAGACGAGGCCGCCCGCCAGGAACGCCGCGCGGGTTACGAAGCGGCACAGGCCAAACGGCAGGAGGCTGCCCGCATCATCGGTGCGCAACGCGCGCAGGCCGGGGCATCAGGAGCGCAGACCGATGCAGGCTCCACGCTGGATAAAACCCTTGATACCGCCGAAAAAGGCGAGCTGGACGCCCTCTCTGCCGAGCAGCAGGGGCAAAGCAGAGCACACGCCCAAGACATGCAGGCCTGGAGCCTGCGCAACCAGTCGGCTGTGTCGGCATCCAACGCCGACTTTGCTGGCTCGCGCGCCGAAACGGACTATCTGGGCCTGAGCGGCACCCTGCTCAACGGAGCCTCCCGCATGGGCCGCAACTTTTACACCATCGGCTCACGCGGCCCGCTACTGCCGTAGGCCTCCCTTTCATTGTCATGCCAGCCCCCTGCCGTCCCCTTTCGGGCGGCAGGGGGCTTTTGCTGTTATTTATGGAAAGCCCCGCGTAATGCCAGACAAAAACACGGCATTTGCCTATTGACGATGCGCTGGCTGACCTTACTTTTTATGGGCAGGCGTGGCGAACAGGTGTATTCTGGACGCACGTCAAGGAAACGACCCGACGGGGAGCACGCATCATGGCAGTATCGTACAAGGATTATTACAAACTTCTGGGAGTAGAGCGCGCAGCGTCAGCCGAGGAGGTCTCCAAGGCTTACAAAAAGCTGGCCCGCAAATACCACCCTGACCTCAATCCCGGCGACAAGCAGGCAGAGGAGAAGTTTAAGGAAATCAACGAAGCCTATGAAGTGCTCAAAGACCCGGAAAAGCGCAAACTGTACGACCAGCTTGGCCCCAACTGGCAGCACGGCCAGCAGTTTCAGGGCGAACCGGGCTTTGAGAATGTGCATTTCACGTTCAACGGCAAAAATTTTGACGGTTCGGGCTTTTCAGACTTTTTTGAAACCCTGTTTGGCGGCGGTGGCCAGTATGGCGGCGGCGCTCAGTTCGGCGGCCCCTTTGGCAGCCAGATGGGCGGACAAGCTGGCGGGCGCGGGGCCAATTTCGGCCCTGATCCCTTTGGCGGATTTTCGTCCCGTCAGCGGCGTGGC
It encodes:
- a CDS encoding phage tail assembly chaperone — protein: MYAIGQKFEGVYPPAAAQWCNDNCAMMAPIDGGFEIQTAPAPTTTQQYENLRAARDVRLAATDKYLLADYPISEGDLALVKTYRAALRALPEQPGAPWDGGGDETPWPDAPGILQTEQSCA
- a CDS encoding GNAT family N-acetyltransferase, whose amino-acid sequence is MLTITTETFSQVSTEAEQLAAAHWNEVEAALHGAQRYRLDHERYASLERLGMLHISAARGLAEDDHGATSNTSGAPLAGYAVFTLVSCPHCPQTLLAALDGLYLAPGARGGLFALRLLRHAESALAARGVGLVQYSSPASRPCHALYRRLGAQPTETIWHKTLPPAPAKAAGTIEEDS